One Phoenix dactylifera cultivar Barhee BC4 chromosome 14, palm_55x_up_171113_PBpolish2nd_filt_p, whole genome shotgun sequence DNA window includes the following coding sequences:
- the LOC103696025 gene encoding uncharacterized protein LOC103696025 isoform X1 → MEEAADLQDWELLSPHSADDPKVFEGLDGEGDSYGGAIKSDYFALDSEKRRTERASSEEESEGGGVDSDNPSWVDPDSDPRDLERSRGRVEFRGSGFPVRNSGGFWSDRSSDCRSSPADSEREELGNRGDSVMEFGVEGIKTGYQDSSDYDSEKSSDFGRSRESEENQTGLEEHGAEESGELVKMGDGSGSLESVSNSERKKRGVVWWKMTLEFIKFYVLKMRPVWSISIAAAILGLVMLGRKLYKMKHKSQRIQLKIAFDDKKASQLKVHAARLNDAFSVVRREPIIRTFPAGGVSAWSMVPLR, encoded by the exons ATGGAAGAGGCCGCCGACCTCCAAGACTGGGAATTGCTGAGTCCCCACTCCGCCGACGATCCCAAGGTCTTCGAGGGCCTCGATGGCGAGGGCGACTCCTATGGAGGCGCCATCAAGTCGGATTACTTTGCCCTTGACTCCGAGAAGCGCCGTACTGAGAGGGCGTCCTCGGAGGAAGAGAGCGAAGGGGGCGGCGTCGATTCCGATAACCCTAGTTGGGTCGATCCCGATTCGGATCCCAGGGACTTGGAGCGGTCAAGGGGGAGGGTGGAATTTAGAGGAAGTGGGTTTCCGGTGAGGAATTCCGGCGGTTTTTGGTCTGATAGGTCGTCGGATTGCCGGAGTTCGCCGGCTGATAGCGAAAGGGAGGAGCTTGGTAACAGAGGGGATTCGGTTATGGAATTCGGTGTTGAAGGAATCAAGACCGGGTATCAGGACTCTAGTGATTATGACAGTGAAAAAAgttcggattttggaagaagtagGGAGAGTGAGGAAAATCAGACGGGGCTGGAGGAGCATGGGGCGGAAGAATCTGGGGAATTGGTGAAGATGGGAGATGGCTCTGGTTCGTTGGAGAGTGTATCTAATagtgaaagaaagaagaggggagTGGTTTGGTGGAAGATGACGCTGGAGTTCATTAAATTTTACGTTTTAAAGATGAGGCCGGTTTGGTCAATCTCCATAGCTGCTGCAATATTGGGGCTTGTTATGCTTGGGAGGAAATTGTACAAGATGAAGCACAAGAGCCAAAGAATTCAGCTTAAGATCGCTTTTGATGACAAG AAGGCATCCCAGTTAAAGGTCCATGCTGCGCGTCTCAATGATGCATTCTCGGTGGTGAGACGTGAGCCCATCATCAGAACATTCCCAGCAGGTGGTGTGAGTGCATGGTCTATGGTGCCTTTGAGATGA
- the LOC103696030 gene encoding endoglucanase 3-like — protein sequence MIIHSLLPRPMASNKLPISFLLLSFFLSRIHVHGHPNYSDALAKSILFFQGQRSGSLPKDQKITWRSNSGLSDGSAAKVDLTGGYYDAGDNVKFGFPMAFTTTMLSWSVIENGKRMKIEVNNARAAIRWATDYLLKAATQTPGKLYVGVGDPNADHQCWERPEDMDTPRTVYSVSAANPGSDVAAETAAALAASSIVFRSADPKYSKLLLSVARKVMDFAVKYQGKYSDSLGGAACPYYCSYSGYKDELLWGASWLFRASNDISYLSYLRSLGANDNIDIFSWDNKLAGARVLLSRKTLVDRDKSFEPFRLQAEDFMCKILPNSPSSTTQYTPGGLIFKQSSANLQYVTSISFLLNTYAKYMMSSNHTFKCGNILVKPNNLRTLAKRQVDYILGENPLNMSYMVGFGTRFPQRIHHRGSSLPSLASHPSAIGCQAGFQYYKSSNPNPNILTGAVVGGPDQNDAFPDDRTDYSHSEPATYINAPLIGSLAFLVGSYDS from the exons ATGATCATCCATTCCCTCTTGCCAAGGCCAATGGCATCAAACAAACTTCccatttctttccttcttctctcttttttcttgtcTAGGATTCATGTCCATGGACACCCTAATTACAGTGATGCCTTGGCCAAATCAATCTTGTTCTTCCAAGGCCAAAGATCAGGGAGTCTCCCCAAGGACCAGAAGATCACATGGCGATCAAACTCCGGGCTTTCTGATGGTTCGGCCGCAAAA GTGGATCTAACCGGAGGCTACTACGACGCTGGCGACAATGTCAAGTTTGGCTTCCCCATGGCCTTCACCACCACCATGCTATCATGGAGTGTAATTGAGAATGGTAAGCGCATGAAGATTGAAGTCAACAATGCGAGGGCTGCCATCCGTTGGGCCACCGACTACCTCCTCAAGGCCGCCACCCAGACTCCAGGCAAGCTCTACGTCGGCGTCGGTGACCCAAATGCCGACCACCAGTGCTGGGAGCGGCCTGAGGACATGGACACTCCGAGGACCGTCTACTCGGTTTCAGCAGCCAACCCAGGCTCCGATGTGGCGGCGGAGACTGCCGCAGCATTGGCTGCTTCATCAATTGTGTTCCGGTCGGCTGATCCGAAATACTCAAAGCTACTGCTGTCAGTGGCAAGGAAGGTCATGGATTTTGCTGTGAAGTATCAGGGGAAGTACAGCGATTCGCTTGGAGGTGCTGCATGTCCTTACTACTGCTCATATTCTGGCTATAAG GATGAGCTACTATGGGGAGCTTCATGGCTATTTAGAGCATCAAATGACATTTCTTACCTCAGCTACCTGAGATCTTTAGGAGCCAACGACAACATCGACATTTTTAGCTGGGATAACAAATTGGCTGGTGCCCGTGTACTTCTATCCAGG AAAACTTTGGTTGACAGAGACAAGTCCTTTGAACCCTTCAGACTGCAGgctgaggatttcatgtgcaaGATTTTACCCAACTCCCCTTCCTCAACAACACAGTACACACCAG GAGGTCTTATATTCAAGCAGAGCTCTGCTAATCTCCAATATGTCACTTCCATTTCTTTCTTACTGAATACTTATGCCAAGTACATGATGTCTTCCAACCACACCTTTAAGTGTGGGAACATTTTGGTCAAACCAAATAACCTGAGAACACTGGCCAAAAGACAG GTGGACTACATTCTGGGTGAAAACCCTCTAAATATGTCCTACATGGTGGGCTTCGGTACACGGTTTCCACAGAGGATACACCACAGAGGCTCTTCTTTGCCCTCCTTGGCTAGCCACCCCAGTGCCATTGGATGCCAAGCTGGTTTTCAGTACTACAAGTCCagcaaccctaaccctaacatCTTAACAGGTGCCGTTGTTGGCGGTCCTGATCAAAATGATGCCTTTCCAGATGATCGAACGGACTACAGCCACTCGGAGCCGGCTACATACATAAATGCCCCTCTTATTGGTTCTCTCGCTTTcttggttggaagctatgataGTTAG
- the LOC103696026 gene encoding probable protein phosphatase 2C 74 — translation MVDPVEFLLFIYFLVHIFHVVRKAVSMALCTNSPTHASPPPPSPPHPALSWKRLREPHALASKRLKEASDRKLHPEEDVLVEQLVVSGSKSSVYAPKGCLQQNLALEKKEPTLKAGSFNGEQVSLSTPRDFDSKVSILMHIEGRKHENFEGREEGQSMVKISELDALSPSKVHEEKAPRRTRKRPAKLVIPETCVSSEFAEASKKKNAAEKELEVEGSGFCLVSRRGQRHVMEDGYGVITNVHGDSKQAFFGVFDGHGGRAAVDFVSKKLGKNIIAALDELDKEENQLELAIRSGYLATDKEFLSQGVSSGACAATAFIKEGELHVANVGDCRVVMCKQGVAQGLTRDHRAGREDERIRIESSGGYVSCRNGVWRVMDSLAVSRAIGDANMKEWIISEPETNKLRLTPDCEFLIMASDGLWDKVTEQEAVDVVTRCKNSLKSCKDLVDISCSRGNRDDTTVMVVDLQRFVQLGG, via the exons ATGGTAGATCCTGTCGAGTTCTTGTTATTCATTTACTTTCTTGTACATATATTCCACGTGGTTAGAAAGGCCGTCTCCATGGCTCTTTGCACCAATTCTCCTACGCatgcctctcctcctcctccttcaccTCCTCATCCTGCTCTCTCCTGGAAGCGGCTCAGGGAGCCGCATGCTCTCGCGAGTAAGCGGTTGAAGGAGGCTTCAGATCGTAAGCTGCACCCCGAGGAGGATGTGCTAGTCGAACAATTGGTTGTTTCAGGATCAAAGAGCTCAGTTTATGCGCCAAAAGGATGCCTGCAGCAGAATTTAGCATTGGAGAAGAAGGAGCCGACTTTGAAGGCTGGAAGTTTCAACGGGGAACAGGTTTCACTTTCTACTCCCCGAGATTTTGATTCGAAGGTTTCCATATTGATGCATATTGAAGGCCGCAAGCATGAGAATTTTGAGGGTAGAGAAGAAGGCCAATCTATGGTGAAGATTTCAGAACTGGATGCCTTGTCACCAAGCAAGGTGCATGAAGAGAAGGCACCACGTAGGACGAGAAAGAGACCGGCAAAGTTGGTGATACCTGAAACTTGCGTGAGCTCGGAGTTTGCTGAGGCATCTAAGAAAAAGAATGCAGCTGAGAAAGAATTGGAGGTCGAGGGAAGTGGATTTTGTTTGGTTAGTAGAAGAGGGCAGAGACATGTGATGGAAGATGGCTATGGGGTTATAACCAACGTTCATGGAGACTCAAAACAG GCCTTTTTTGGAGTGTTTGATGGGCATGGGGGGCGCGCAGCTGTGGACTTCGTCTCCAAGAAATTGGGAAAGAATATTATAGCAGCACTTGATGAGCTAGACAAGGAAGAAAACCAACTAGAACTAGCAATTAGATCAGGCTATTTGGCCACAGACAAGGAATTTCTTAGTCAG gGTGTGAGCAGTGGAGCATGTGCAGCTACTGCATTCATTAAGGAAGGAGAGTTGCATGTAGCCAATGTTGGTGACTGCAGAGTGGTTATGTGTAAACAAGGAGTCGCACAAGGCCTCACAAGGGACCATCGTGCTGGAAGAGAAGACGAGCGCATTCGAATTGAGAGCTCT GGGGGATATGTGAGTTGTCGTAATGGAGTATGGAGAGTTATGGACTCACTTGCTGTCTCTAGAGCAATTGGAGATGCGAATATGAAGGAATGGATAATCTCCGAGCCCGAGACCAATAAGCTCAGATTAACTCCAGATTGCGAGTTTCTAATAATGGCCTCCGATGGGTTGTGGGACAAG GTAACTGAACAAGAGGCAGTGGATGTCGTTACAAGGTGTAAGAACTCCTTGAAGTCTTGTAAAGATCTTGTGGACATCTCTTGCAGTAGGGGCAATAGGGATGACACTACGGTCATGGTGGTGGATCTTCAAAGATTTGTACAGTTAGGTGGTTAG
- the LOC103696025 gene encoding uncharacterized protein LOC103696025 isoform X2, with protein MEEAADLQDWELLSPHSADDPKVFEGLDGEGDSYGGAIKSDYFALDSEKRRTERASSEEESEGGGVDSDNPSWVDPDSDPRDLERSRGRVEFRGSGFPVRNSGGFWSDRSSDCRSSPADSEREELGNRGDSVMEFGVEGIKTGYQDSSDYDSEKSSDFGRSRESEENQTGLEEHGAEESGELVKMGDGSGSLESVSNSERKKRGVVWWKMTLEFIKFYVLKMRPVWSISIAAAILGLVMLGRKLYKMKHKSQRIQLKIAFDDKEGGTAVQLPLRFLAKTLTSLTEIHQRVNLI; from the exons ATGGAAGAGGCCGCCGACCTCCAAGACTGGGAATTGCTGAGTCCCCACTCCGCCGACGATCCCAAGGTCTTCGAGGGCCTCGATGGCGAGGGCGACTCCTATGGAGGCGCCATCAAGTCGGATTACTTTGCCCTTGACTCCGAGAAGCGCCGTACTGAGAGGGCGTCCTCGGAGGAAGAGAGCGAAGGGGGCGGCGTCGATTCCGATAACCCTAGTTGGGTCGATCCCGATTCGGATCCCAGGGACTTGGAGCGGTCAAGGGGGAGGGTGGAATTTAGAGGAAGTGGGTTTCCGGTGAGGAATTCCGGCGGTTTTTGGTCTGATAGGTCGTCGGATTGCCGGAGTTCGCCGGCTGATAGCGAAAGGGAGGAGCTTGGTAACAGAGGGGATTCGGTTATGGAATTCGGTGTTGAAGGAATCAAGACCGGGTATCAGGACTCTAGTGATTATGACAGTGAAAAAAgttcggattttggaagaagtagGGAGAGTGAGGAAAATCAGACGGGGCTGGAGGAGCATGGGGCGGAAGAATCTGGGGAATTGGTGAAGATGGGAGATGGCTCTGGTTCGTTGGAGAGTGTATCTAATagtgaaagaaagaagaggggagTGGTTTGGTGGAAGATGACGCTGGAGTTCATTAAATTTTACGTTTTAAAGATGAGGCCGGTTTGGTCAATCTCCATAGCTGCTGCAATATTGGGGCTTGTTATGCTTGGGAGGAAATTGTACAAGATGAAGCACAAGAGCCAAAGAATTCAGCTTAAGATCGCTTTTGATGACAAG GAGGGAGGAACCGCCGTTCAGCTACCTTTGAGATTCTTGGCAAAGACTTTGACATCACTAACAGAGATTCATCAAAGAGTGAACTTGATTTAA